The following proteins are co-located in the Apium graveolens cultivar Ventura chromosome 5, ASM990537v1, whole genome shotgun sequence genome:
- the LOC141724055 gene encoding delta(8)-fatty-acid desaturase-like isoform X2, producing MTISPPSTLVQEMSSMDSEKKYITIEELEKHNKPDDLWISVQGKVYNVTQWSKVHPGGEVALLNMGGQDVTDAFIAFHPSTIWRRLETFFNGYYIKDYKVSDVSKDYRKLASELVKAGMFENKAALLGFSWIQVAYLGHDSGHYQAMTTQGWNKMAGILIGNCITGISIAWWKWTHNAHHIACNSLDYDPDLQHLPMLAVSDTFFWSITSKFYERKLTFDRVAKFFISYQHLTYYPVMCVARVNLYLQTLLLLCSKRKIADRGLNILGTLIFWTWFPLLVSCLPNWTERVMFVLVSFCVCAIQHVQFTLNHFAGDTYLGPPKGTNWFEKQSGGTINISCYPWMDWFYGGLQFQLEHHLFPRLPRAQLRSISPLVKELCKKHNMPYRSLSFYEANVTTLKTLKSAALQARGLLWEAVNTHG from the exons ATGACTATCTCCCCTCCTTCTACTCTTGTTCAAG AAATGAGCTCTATGGATAGTGAGAAGAAGTACATTACAATAGAAGAGTTGGAGAAGCATAACAAGCCTGATGACCTGTGGATTTCTGTCCAGGGCAAGGTGTACAATGTCACGCAATGGTCGAAGGTACACCCTGGTGGAGAAGTTGCACTTTTGAATATGGGTGGCCAGGATGTGACTGATGCATTTATCGCTTTCCATCCGAGTACTATCTGGCGACGTCTTGAAACATTCTTTAATGGTTATTATATCAAAGATTACAAGGTTTCTGATGTGTCAAAGGATTACAGAAAACTTGCTTCTGAATTGGTGAAAGCTGGGATGTTTGAGAACAAAG CTGCATTGTTGGGTTTTTCATGGATTCAAGTGGCGTATTTAGGTCATGATTCGGGGCATTATCAAGCAATGACGACTCAAGGATGGAACAAAATGGCTGGAATTCTGATTGGAAACTGTATTACTGGTATAAGCATTGCTTGGTGGAAGTGGACTCACAATGCTCATCACATAGCTTGCAATAGCCTGGACTATGACCCTGATCTCCAACATTTGCCAATGCTTGCAGTTTCGGATACTTTTTTCTGGTCaataacatcaaaattttatGAGAGGAAATTGACATTTGATCGGGTGGCCAAGTTTTTTATTAGTTATCAGCATTTGACCTACTATCCAGTAATGTGTGTCGCAAGGGTGAATCTGTATTTGCAGACTTTGTTATTGTTGTGCTCAAAGCGAAAGATAGCGGATAGAGGACTTAACATACTTGGAACACTTATTTTCTGGACATGGTTTCCTCTACTTGTTTCGTGCTTACCTAATTGGACCGAAAGAGTCATGTTTGTGCTTGTAAGCTTTTGCGTCTGTGCAATCCAACATGTCCAATTCACCTTGAACCATTTTGCTGGAGATACTTATCTAGGTCCTCCCAAGGGAACTAATTGGTTTGAAAAACAATCGGGAGGCACGATCAACATATCGTGCTATCCGTGGATGGATTGGTTTTATGGAGGGCTGCAGTTTCAGCTCGAGCATCATTTGTTTCCTCGTCTACCTCGAGCACAATTAAGGAGCATTTCTCCTCTAGTGAAAGagctttgcaagaagcacaatATGCCTTATAGGAGCTTGTCATTCTATGAGGCTAATGTGACTACTCTAAAGACACTGAAGTCTGCTGCTCTGCAGGCCAGGGGATTGCTGTGGGAAGCTGTCAATACTCATGGATGA
- the LOC141724054 gene encoding UDP-D-xylose:L-fucose alpha-1,3-D-xylosyltransferase MGP4-like has protein sequence MSTSLHQRTLPTTLTDPYPKSPKFSQKPGSFFTRNNLLALFSLLIILGFLFPYISTSIPSSLVSSNSKISESKWKAYTLSEAVAFVGTNGTVIVCAVSQPYLPFLNNWLISIVKQKHHDKVLVIAEDYVTLFKVNERWPGHAVLVPPAPDAQTAHKFGSQGFFNFTSRRPRHLLQILELGYNVMYNDVDMVWLADPFPYLQGKHDVYFMDDMTAVKPLNHSHALPPPGKKGRPYICSCMIYMQPTTGAKLVMKKWIEELQDQPWSKAKKANDQPGFNWALMKTAGEVDLYLLPQAAFPTGGLYFKNRTWVKETKGMHVIIHNNYIIGFEKKIKRFKEYGLWLVDGHASESPLGNIS, from the exons ATGTCTACATCTCTTCATCAAAGAACACTCCCAACTACTCTCACTGACCCATATCCAAAATCACCCAAATTTTCACAAAAGCCCGGATCTTTTTTTACCCGAAACAATCTTTTAGCCCTCTTTTCTCTCCTAATAATTCTTGGGTTTTTATTCCCATACATTTCTACTTCAATACCCTCTTCTTTGGTTTCCTCAAATTCCAAGATTTCTGAGTCTAAATGGAAGGCTTACACACTTTCTGAAGCTGTGGCTTTTGTGGGGACTAATGGGACTGTCATTGTTTGTGCAGTGAGTCAGCCTTACTTGCCCTTTTTGAATAATTGGTTGATTAGTATTGTCAAGCAGAAGCATCATGATAAAGTGCTTGTTATTGCTGAGGATTATGTCACCTTGTTTAAGGTCAATGAGAGGTGGCCTGGTCATGCTGTGCTTGTTCCGCCCGCCCCGGATGCTCAGACTGCTCATAAGTTTGGGTCTCAG GGTTTTTTTAATTTTACATCCCGGAGGCCACGGCATTTACTGCAGATCTTGGAGCTTGGGTATAACGTCATGTACAATGATGTCGATATGGTTTGGTTAGCAGATCCATTTCCTTATTTACAAGGGAAGCACGATGTTTACTTCATGGATGACATGACTGCA GTGAAACCTCTGAACCACTCTCATGCTTTGCCACCTCCAGGGAAAAAAGGAAGGCCCTATATTTGCAGCTGCATGATCTACATGCAACCAACTACTGGCGCAAAACTGGTCATGAAAAAGTGGATTGAAGAACTTCAGGATCAGCCATGGTCAAAAGCGAAGAAAGCTAATGACCAACCAGGTTTTAATTGGGCTTTGATGAAAACTGCAGGAGAG GTGGATCTGTATCTGCTTCCTCAGGCAGCATTCCCAACAGGTGGATTATACTTTAAGAACCGAACTTGGGTAAAGGAAACAAAGGGAATGCACGTTATCATTCACAATAACTACATTATTGGTTTTGAAAAGAAAATAAAACGATTCAAAGAATACGGCCTATGGTTGGTGGATGGTCATGCCTCCGAGTCCCCCCTTGGCAATATATCATGA
- the LOC141724055 gene encoding delta(8)-fatty-acid desaturase-like isoform X1 translates to MTISPPSTLVQEMSSMDSEKKYITIEELEKHNKPDDLWISVQGKVYNVTQWSKVHPGGEVALLNMGGQDVTDAFIAFHPSTIWRRLETFFNGYYIKDYKVSDVSKDYRKLASELVKAGMFENKGHIVIYNLCFVSLMLYGCVYGVLKSESFGVHMLSAALLGFSWIQVAYLGHDSGHYQAMTTQGWNKMAGILIGNCITGISIAWWKWTHNAHHIACNSLDYDPDLQHLPMLAVSDTFFWSITSKFYERKLTFDRVAKFFISYQHLTYYPVMCVARVNLYLQTLLLLCSKRKIADRGLNILGTLIFWTWFPLLVSCLPNWTERVMFVLVSFCVCAIQHVQFTLNHFAGDTYLGPPKGTNWFEKQSGGTINISCYPWMDWFYGGLQFQLEHHLFPRLPRAQLRSISPLVKELCKKHNMPYRSLSFYEANVTTLKTLKSAALQARGLLWEAVNTHG, encoded by the exons ATGACTATCTCCCCTCCTTCTACTCTTGTTCAAG AAATGAGCTCTATGGATAGTGAGAAGAAGTACATTACAATAGAAGAGTTGGAGAAGCATAACAAGCCTGATGACCTGTGGATTTCTGTCCAGGGCAAGGTGTACAATGTCACGCAATGGTCGAAGGTACACCCTGGTGGAGAAGTTGCACTTTTGAATATGGGTGGCCAGGATGTGACTGATGCATTTATCGCTTTCCATCCGAGTACTATCTGGCGACGTCTTGAAACATTCTTTAATGGTTATTATATCAAAGATTACAAGGTTTCTGATGTGTCAAAGGATTACAGAAAACTTGCTTCTGAATTGGTGAAAGCTGGGATGTTTGAGAACAAAGGTCATATTGTTATCTATAATCTCTGTTTTGTTAGTTTGATGCTTTATGGATGTGTGTATGGAGTGTTGAAATCAGAAAGCTTTGGTGTTCATATGTTATCAGCTGCATTGTTGGGTTTTTCATGGATTCAAGTGGCGTATTTAGGTCATGATTCGGGGCATTATCAAGCAATGACGACTCAAGGATGGAACAAAATGGCTGGAATTCTGATTGGAAACTGTATTACTGGTATAAGCATTGCTTGGTGGAAGTGGACTCACAATGCTCATCACATAGCTTGCAATAGCCTGGACTATGACCCTGATCTCCAACATTTGCCAATGCTTGCAGTTTCGGATACTTTTTTCTGGTCaataacatcaaaattttatGAGAGGAAATTGACATTTGATCGGGTGGCCAAGTTTTTTATTAGTTATCAGCATTTGACCTACTATCCAGTAATGTGTGTCGCAAGGGTGAATCTGTATTTGCAGACTTTGTTATTGTTGTGCTCAAAGCGAAAGATAGCGGATAGAGGACTTAACATACTTGGAACACTTATTTTCTGGACATGGTTTCCTCTACTTGTTTCGTGCTTACCTAATTGGACCGAAAGAGTCATGTTTGTGCTTGTAAGCTTTTGCGTCTGTGCAATCCAACATGTCCAATTCACCTTGAACCATTTTGCTGGAGATACTTATCTAGGTCCTCCCAAGGGAACTAATTGGTTTGAAAAACAATCGGGAGGCACGATCAACATATCGTGCTATCCGTGGATGGATTGGTTTTATGGAGGGCTGCAGTTTCAGCTCGAGCATCATTTGTTTCCTCGTCTACCTCGAGCACAATTAAGGAGCATTTCTCCTCTAGTGAAAGagctttgcaagaagcacaatATGCCTTATAGGAGCTTGTCATTCTATGAGGCTAATGTGACTACTCTAAAGACACTGAAGTCTGCTGCTCTGCAGGCCAGGGGATTGCTGTGGGAAGCTGTCAATACTCATGGATGA
- the LOC141724056 gene encoding delta(8)-fatty-acid desaturase-like codes for MTISPPYTLIEEMGSMVGDKKYITFEELEKHNNPDDLWISILGKVYDVTQWSKIHPGGDVLLLNMGGQDVTDAFIAFHPAIVWGRLDKFFNGHHIKDYNVSDVSKDYRKLASVLVKAGVFEQKGHIFSYLLCFATLLFFGCVYGVLKSDSFSIHMLSAAMLGLSWIQMAYLGHDSGHYQALTSRRWNKISGILIGNCVTGISIAWWKWTHNAHHIACNSLDYDPDLQHLPMLAVSDTLFQSITSKFYDRKLTFDPVAKFFISYQHLSYYPVMCVARVNLYLQTLLLLTSKRKIADRGLNIFGTLVFWTWFPLLISCLPNWPERIMFVLVSFCVCAVQHVQFTLNHFAGDTYVGPPKGTNWFEKQSEGTINITCYPWMDWFYGGLQFQVEHHLFPRLPRGQLRSISPLVKELCKKHNLPYRSLSFYEANVTTLKTLKTAAMQARGLLWEAVNTHG; via the exons ATGACTATCTCTCCTCCTTATACTCTTATTGAAg AAATGGGCTCTATGGTTGGTGACAAAAAGTACATTACATTTGAAGAGTTGGAGAAGCATAACAATCCTGATGACCTCTGGATTTCTATCCTTGGCAAGGTTTACGATGTCACGCAATGGTCTAAGATACACCCTGGTGGAGATGTCCTTCTCTTGAATATGGGTGGCCAGGATGTGACTGATGCGTTCATCGCATTTCATCCTGCAATTGTTTGGGGACGTCTTGACAAGTTCTTTAATGGTCATCATATCAAAGATTACAATGTGTCTGATGTGTCAAAAGATTACAGGAAACTTGCTTCTGTGCTGGTGAAAGCTGGGGTGTTTGAGCAAAAAGGCCATATTTTTTCCTATTTACTTTGTTTTGCTACTTTGTTGTTCTTTGGATGTGTGTATGGTGTGTTGAAATCAGACAGCTTCAGTATTCATATGTTGTCAGCTGCAATGTTGGGACTTTCGTGGATTCAGATGGCGTATTTAGGTCATGATTCAGGGCATTATCAAGCATTGACAAGTCGCAGATGGAACAAAATTTCTGGGATTTTAATTGGGAACTGTGTTACTGGTATAAGCATTGCGTGGTGGAAGTGGACTCATAATGCTCACCACATAGCTTGCAATAGCCTCGACTATGACCCTGACCTCCAACATTTGCCGATGCTTGCAGTTTCTGACACATTATTCCAGTCGATTACATCAAAGTTTTATGATAGGAAATTGACATTTGATCCAGTGGCGAAATTCTTTATTAGTTATCAGCATTTGAGCTACTATCCAGTAATGTGTGTTGCAAGGGTTAATCTGTACTTGCAGACTTTGTTATTGCTGACCTCAAAGCGAAAGATAGCAGATAGAGGGCTTAACATATTTGGAACACTAGTGTTCTGGACTTGGTTTCCTCTACTTATTTCGTGCTTGCCTAATTGGCCAGAAAGAATCATGTTCGTGCTGGTAAGCTTCTGCGTGTGTGCAGTACAACATGTTCAATTTACTTTAAACCATTTTGCTGGAGACACCTACGTAGGTCCTCCAAAGGGTACTAATTGGTTTGAAAAACAATCCGAAGGCACAATCAACATTACGTGTTATCCATGGATGGATTGGTTTTACGGAGGGCTGCAGTTTCAGGTTGAGCATCACTTGTTTCCTCGTCTACCTCGGGGACAATTGAGGAGCATTTCTCCTCTAGTGAAAGagctttgcaagaagcacaatTTGCCATACAGGAGCCTGTCATTCTATGAGGCTAATGTAACAACTCTCAAGACACTCAAGACTGCTGCAATGCAGGCCAGGGGATTGCTCTGGGAAGCTGTCAATACTCATGGATGA
- the LOC141660087 gene encoding uncharacterized protein LOC141660087: MGLTWQRTVSSINVRIFSKLRQYFQGREIRLITNQPLRKIIHKPDASGRLVNWAIELSQFNIKFIPRTTIKAQALAEFVVECTFPEIPETPKPRSEEEKEASNRDSWTLHVDGSATAERSRAGLILSSPGGFTIQQAITFAFKATNNQAEYEALLSGLRLAKSLGVRNLTIYSDSQIVVRQTNGEYVAKDPKLARYQEMVRAILETIPDSTIFQINREENAKADELSKLVQNTSNDEV; encoded by the exons ATGGGACTAACCTGGCAACGTACAGTGTCATCTATAAACGTCCGTATATTTTC GAAGCTAAGGCAATACTTCCAAGGCCGGGAAATCAGGTTAATCACTAATCAACCACTTCGCAAAATCATCCATAAGCCAGATGCCTCCGGGAGGTTAGTCAATTGGGCAATTGAATTAAGCCAGTTCAATATCAAATTTATCCCAAGGACaactataaaagcccaggcgttgGCCGAATTCGTCGTGGAATGCACCTTTCCGGAAATCCCGGAGACACCTAAACCCCGATCCGAAGAAGAAAAAGAGGCTAGCAACCGGGATTCTTGGACATTACATGTTGATGGTTCGGCTACAGCCGAAAGGTCCAGGGCCGGCCTGATCCTTTCCAGCCCGGGCGGATTCACAATCCAGCAGGCCATAACCTTCGCCTTCAAGGCAACAAACAATCAGGCTGAATATGAAGCTCTACTCTCCGGACTCAGGTTAGCCAAATCCCTTGGAGTAAGGAATTTAACAATTTATAGTGATTCTCAGATTGTGGTAAGGCAAACCAATGGTGAATATGTCGCAAAAGATCCCAAATTGGCCCGGTATCAGGAAATGGTTAGAGCAATCCTGGAAACCATCCCGGACTCAACCATCTTCCAGATAAACAGAGAGGAAAATGCGAAGGCAGACGAACTGTCCAAGCTCGTCCAGAATactagtaacgatgaggtctag